In one window of Leptospira sp. WS92.C1 DNA:
- a CDS encoding SpoIIE family protein phosphatase has product MANFAESVQKILSFDIPVSLDSSKTHGWEITTSVLDPVSYSLSYLEGKRDFPFQSETYKVPGIHKLKDESVEKVTIIKKFIAPKDWKALSLSIRLGTINDKDRAYLNGQLIGGTGDMNSTLPQAYDKIRVYQIPNGLIRKGQENILVIQVKKFFLKEVGIEQDRTEIGDSVVILKDLLRAEYIKTFLLMIYLTVGGYFLFLYIRRRADRENLYYGLFTILFFLYQFLRNQIKYDLGIEFIHMKKMEYIILTVLIPVFANFIRVYFKYRRNLFLNILDGSYICFTIFYFFSNNVLYYNLLNQHVVQYGWLLYIGIILYYLIRRIAQKDRDALFILIGVLVIVVAGVLDILGARNIIVFPRVVGYAFLLFILSIATILANKFVRLNEEVEELNEDLEKKVEQRTEELKQSLEQVNRLKVQQDADYFLTSLLINPLSSNKNTSEIVKTEFYTKQKKSFEFKGKTYEIGGDILISGNVELSGKKYVVFVNGDAMGKSIQGAGGALVMGTVFNTILTRSGIGSQKEKSPERWLKEAFLELQKIFESFDGSMYISIVLGLVEESSGLLYYINAEHPWTVLYRDGVASYIEEELTLRKIGIPENEQYLTIKTFRMLPGDTIVIGSDGRDDLLIGKEEDRIINEDQDQFLRRVEEGLGDLREVYGRILNFGRLVDDFTLLKITYHPQKAIPNFADSFSDSSYREILSQGKELLQTNRVSEGLDSLKKALELNPKSEPVLKILGRFYLKERDYAKSIGYWETLLDFNADSSEFLYYASMCYKMLKLYQKAADLGERAYLQDPLHIQNLINLADIYRILNVLPRAKGLIEKALNLDPKNAKALQVRSSLEAD; this is encoded by the coding sequence ATGGCAAACTTTGCGGAGTCCGTTCAAAAAATCCTTTCTTTTGACATACCTGTTAGTTTGGATTCCAGCAAAACTCATGGTTGGGAGATTACCACTTCCGTCTTGGATCCGGTTTCTTATTCCTTATCCTATCTCGAAGGGAAGAGAGATTTTCCTTTTCAATCTGAAACATACAAAGTTCCCGGTATTCATAAATTAAAGGACGAGTCGGTCGAAAAAGTTACCATTATAAAAAAATTTATTGCTCCTAAGGATTGGAAGGCCCTTTCTCTTTCGATCCGTTTGGGGACGATCAATGATAAGGACCGCGCGTATCTAAATGGACAGTTGATTGGTGGCACCGGGGATATGAATTCGACACTTCCCCAAGCATATGATAAAATTCGAGTTTATCAGATTCCAAACGGTCTGATCCGAAAAGGACAGGAAAACATTCTCGTCATTCAGGTTAAGAAATTTTTTCTAAAGGAGGTCGGAATCGAACAGGATCGAACCGAGATCGGAGACAGCGTAGTGATTCTTAAGGATCTTCTGCGTGCGGAATATATTAAGACTTTTTTGTTAATGATCTATCTCACGGTGGGGGGATATTTTCTTTTTTTATACATACGTCGTCGAGCGGATCGGGAAAATTTATACTATGGCTTGTTTACGATTTTATTTTTTTTGTATCAATTTTTAAGAAATCAAATCAAATACGATCTCGGAATCGAATTTATCCATATGAAAAAAATGGAATATATCATTCTGACCGTTTTGATTCCGGTGTTTGCTAATTTTATTCGGGTTTATTTTAAATATCGAAGAAATTTATTTCTCAATATCTTGGACGGATCTTATATCTGCTTTACGATATTTTATTTTTTCTCGAACAACGTGCTTTATTACAATCTTCTAAATCAGCACGTGGTTCAATACGGCTGGCTTCTTTATATCGGGATCATTTTGTATTATTTGATTCGTAGAATCGCTCAAAAAGATAGGGATGCGTTATTCATTCTGATCGGAGTTTTAGTGATCGTTGTAGCCGGTGTTTTGGATATATTAGGAGCCAGAAACATCATCGTGTTTCCGAGGGTTGTGGGTTATGCGTTTTTGCTTTTTATTCTCAGCATTGCTACAATACTCGCCAATAAGTTTGTTCGTTTAAACGAGGAAGTAGAGGAGTTGAACGAGGATCTTGAAAAAAAGGTCGAGCAAAGAACGGAAGAACTGAAACAATCCTTAGAACAGGTTAACCGTTTAAAGGTGCAACAGGACGCGGATTACTTTCTGACCTCTCTTCTGATCAATCCTCTTTCTTCCAATAAGAACACGAGCGAGATCGTAAAAACCGAATTTTATACAAAACAGAAAAAGTCCTTCGAGTTCAAAGGGAAGACGTATGAGATTGGTGGGGACATTCTGATTTCGGGTAACGTTGAGTTGTCCGGAAAAAAATACGTTGTTTTTGTCAACGGAGACGCGATGGGAAAATCCATCCAAGGAGCGGGCGGGGCTTTGGTGATGGGGACCGTATTCAACACGATCCTTACGAGATCCGGAATCGGTTCTCAAAAAGAAAAATCCCCCGAACGCTGGCTGAAAGAAGCTTTTTTGGAGCTTCAGAAAATCTTTGAATCCTTTGATGGTTCGATGTATATTTCGATCGTGTTGGGCTTGGTCGAGGAATCCTCGGGACTGCTCTATTATATCAATGCGGAACATCCTTGGACGGTCTTGTATAGGGACGGGGTAGCTTCTTATATCGAAGAGGAGCTTACGTTGAGAAAGATCGGAATTCCTGAAAACGAGCAGTATCTTACGATCAAGACATTCCGGATGTTGCCTGGGGATACGATCGTTATCGGTTCCGATGGAAGGGACGATCTTTTGATTGGAAAGGAAGAAGATAGAATCATCAACGAAGATCAGGATCAGTTTTTACGCAGAGTGGAAGAGGGGCTCGGCGATTTGAGGGAAGTGTATGGGCGGATTCTGAATTTTGGAAGATTGGTCGATGACTTTACGCTTTTAAAAATTACCTATCATCCGCAAAAAGCGATTCCGAATTTTGCAGATTCCTTTTCGGATTCTTCGTATCGAGAAATTTTATCACAGGGAAAAGAATTACTTCAGACAAACCGGGTTTCTGAAGGTTTGGATTCTTTAAAAAAGGCGCTCGAGCTCAATCCAAAAAGCGAACCGGTTCTAAAAATATTGGGAAGATTTTATCTCAAAGAAAGAGACTATGCGAAGTCGATCGGATATTGGGAAACTCTTTTGGATTTCAATGCGGACTCGAGCGAGTTTTTATATTACGCCTCTATGTGTTACAAAATGTTGAAGTTATATCAAAAGGCTGCGGATCTTGGCGAAAGAGCCTATCTCCAGGATCCCTTACATATCCAAAATCTGATTAATCTCGCAGATATATATAGAATATTGAATGTACTTCCAAGGGCGAAGGGTTTGATCGAAAAAGCTCTCAATTTGGATCCTAAAAATGCAAAGGCTCTTCAGGTAAGAAGTTCGCTCGAAGCCGATTAA
- a CDS encoding amidohydrolase — MKLTVTENRTQELIRYRRQIHKHPELRYEENQTAGFVIDHLKALGLSFQDKIAKTGVVALVDSGKPGKTLLVRADMDALPIFEESKAEYKSVHDGVMHACGHDAHTSILMGLATDIKEDIQSILPKGKVLLVFQPAEEGGQGADKMIEEGILEKYNVDAALALHVWNHIPVGKVGVVDGPMMAAVDEFTISITGISGHGAMPQHTVDPIVVGAHIVTALQTIVSRNTDPLDSCVVTVGSFHAGNAFNVIPETAELKGTVRTYSKKMFKEVPGKLERVVNGIASTFGAKVDIRYERTNQPTINEPFMANVVRKASLNILGQDSVTEEHTKSMGGEDFSAFLMKVPGCYFFVGSMNEAKGLIHPHHSSKFDIDEDSLSIGLSVLKEAIRIYLDEY, encoded by the coding sequence ATGAAACTCACAGTGACCGAAAACAGAACGCAAGAACTCATTCGTTACAGAAGACAGATCCACAAACATCCCGAACTCCGTTATGAGGAAAATCAGACAGCGGGGTTTGTGATCGATCATCTCAAAGCCTTGGGACTTTCCTTTCAGGACAAAATCGCCAAAACGGGGGTGGTCGCGTTAGTCGATTCCGGAAAACCCGGCAAAACGCTGCTCGTTCGAGCGGACATGGACGCCCTCCCCATCTTTGAGGAATCCAAAGCGGAATACAAATCCGTGCACGACGGAGTCATGCACGCCTGCGGTCACGACGCTCATACCTCCATTCTCATGGGACTTGCGACCGATATCAAGGAAGACATTCAGTCCATTCTCCCCAAAGGAAAGGTTTTGCTCGTATTCCAACCCGCGGAAGAAGGCGGTCAGGGTGCGGACAAGATGATAGAAGAAGGTATATTAGAAAAATATAACGTAGATGCCGCCCTCGCGCTTCACGTCTGGAATCATATTCCGGTCGGAAAGGTCGGAGTCGTAGACGGTCCTATGATGGCGGCTGTAGACGAGTTTACGATTTCCATCACCGGAATCAGCGGACACGGAGCCATGCCTCAACACACGGTGGATCCGATCGTAGTAGGCGCGCATATCGTTACCGCCTTACAGACCATCGTTTCCAGAAATACAGATCCTTTGGATTCCTGCGTGGTGACAGTGGGAAGTTTTCATGCTGGAAACGCATTTAACGTAATTCCCGAAACGGCGGAGCTCAAAGGCACGGTAAGAACGTATTCCAAAAAAATGTTCAAAGAAGTGCCCGGCAAACTCGAACGGGTGGTCAATGGAATCGCCTCGACCTTTGGAGCCAAAGTCGACATTCGCTACGAAAGAACAAACCAGCCCACGATCAACGAGCCGTTTATGGCGAATGTTGTACGCAAAGCATCGTTGAACATTCTTGGACAAGATAGCGTAACCGAAGAACATACCAAATCCATGGGTGGAGAGGATTTTTCGGCTTTTTTGATGAAAGTGCCCGGATGTTATTTTTTTGTGGGATCTATGAACGAAGCAAAAGGACTCATTCATCCGCATCACAGCTCCAAGTTTGATATCGACGAGGATTCCCTAAGCATCGGGCTTTCCGTTTTAAAAGAAGCGATCCGGATTTATTTGGACGAATATTAG
- a CDS encoding FAD-dependent thymidylate synthase — protein sequence MLAQKPIVSLLDHSKDPFNLAIATARTCYSSKGILLPSDMVASEKSIEIRDRVAKSTKKAGHLTTRQHPQFIFTLDKVSRQFVWSFLHSHPFYNSEQVSQRYVEVKKENYYVPPGLSGKLLELYLDAVDFASQAYFSYTEALHPFIQEEYFNIYKARANYPDKWQAPIKKKCLEVARYLLPLGTYTYLYHSINGLTLHRYYRLMNSYDVPEEQRTVVTEMVDQVRAVDPLYADEMDDPLPLEETTEYRFFDSMFGTGKREYHPETAGAFVKEYDSELGGRFSKLVSHSSNSPEILAQSVRSILGIPKSSLGDQDAIDLVLNPAKNKHLTSTLNESSLSPITRALFNVQYSFQKRISHTADSQDQRHRMVPGGRPVLMSQYAGTPDYITPLVVQKYPQLKEKYDSDMNQIFEKLNRFLDAGGSPEYGTYLLPNAFPIRFYESGDLLNLHHKWRSRTCYNAQEEIFQASVDELTDVMKVHPQIAKWIKAPCWIRLQGEVKPYCPEGDHYCGTQVWKRELNEYSRVI from the coding sequence ATGTTAGCCCAAAAGCCAATCGTTTCACTTCTTGATCACAGCAAGGATCCATTCAATCTCGCAATCGCAACCGCGAGAACCTGTTATTCTTCCAAGGGAATCCTGCTCCCGAGCGATATGGTTGCATCCGAAAAATCCATCGAGATCCGAGATCGAGTCGCGAAGTCTACCAAAAAGGCCGGACATCTCACCACCCGTCAACATCCTCAGTTTATCTTCACGCTCGATAAAGTTTCGCGCCAGTTCGTATGGTCCTTTTTACATTCTCATCCATTTTATAACTCGGAGCAAGTATCTCAAAGATATGTGGAAGTCAAAAAGGAGAATTACTACGTTCCTCCCGGACTCAGCGGAAAACTTTTAGAATTGTATTTGGACGCAGTGGACTTCGCGAGCCAAGCCTACTTCTCTTACACCGAAGCATTACACCCGTTTATCCAGGAAGAATATTTTAATATCTACAAAGCAAGGGCCAATTATCCCGATAAATGGCAGGCTCCGATCAAGAAAAAATGTTTGGAAGTAGCGCGTTATCTGCTACCTCTCGGAACATATACTTATCTCTACCATTCCATCAACGGACTCACGTTACATCGTTATTATCGATTGATGAATTCGTATGACGTTCCCGAAGAACAAAGAACCGTGGTGACAGAGATGGTCGATCAGGTTCGTGCGGTGGATCCCCTCTACGCGGACGAGATGGACGATCCCCTGCCTCTCGAAGAAACGACCGAATACCGTTTTTTTGATTCCATGTTCGGAACGGGAAAAAGAGAATATCATCCGGAAACCGCGGGCGCCTTTGTAAAAGAATACGATTCCGAACTCGGAGGAAGATTTTCCAAGTTGGTATCCCATTCCTCCAATAGTCCCGAAATCTTGGCGCAGTCGGTTCGTTCTATATTAGGAATTCCTAAATCGTCTCTCGGCGATCAGGACGCGATCGATCTCGTATTGAATCCGGCGAAAAATAAACATCTGACTTCCACTCTCAACGAAAGCTCCCTGAGCCCGATCACGAGAGCGCTTTTTAACGTTCAATATTCTTTCCAAAAAAGAATTTCTCATACCGCTGACAGTCAGGATCAAAGACACAGAATGGTTCCGGGCGGAAGACCGGTGTTGATGTCGCAGTATGCGGGAACTCCGGATTACATCACCCCACTTGTGGTTCAAAAATATCCTCAGCTCAAAGAAAAATATGATTCCGATATGAATCAGATCTTCGAAAAGTTAAATCGATTCTTGGACGCGGGTGGTTCACCGGAATACGGAACGTATCTTTTACCGAACGCTTTCCCGATCCGTTTTTATGAAAGCGGGGATCTTCTCAATCTTCATCACAAATGGAGATCCAGAACCTGTTATAACGCGCAGGAAGAAATCTTCCAAGCATCCGTGGACGAACTTACGGATGTAATGAAAGTACATCCTCAGATCGCGAAGTGGATCAAGGCGCCTTGCTGGATCCGTCTCCAAGGCGAAGTAAAACCCTATTGCCCGGAAGGAGATCACTATTGCGGAACTCAGGTCTGGAAACGGGAACTGAACGAATATTCTCGGGTAATCTAA
- a CDS encoding aminopeptidase P N-terminal domain-containing protein, whose protein sequence is MSHSLYQNRISEVQKKLKEGEVLFVFAASYQIRNRDVVYKFRQDSDYYYLTGLDEADGILVLKNSYKSIFVLPKDKEKEIWTGIRIGKNKAKELLGLDESFDTTEWESQLDPILLNQHTLFHFFGRNLTRDSKLIEWIHSLNQRSREGKFGPKRIETPDFLHRMRMFKSPDEISALQESARITSIGHERLMRESKPGMYEYELEAILESEYLKHGAWGGGYGHIVATGKNATILHYTSNDCQLKEGEIVLVDSGAEKGYYTADVTRNFPVGKKFSPEQRAIYEIVLKAQKEAVFNTKEGVEFVAIHNRAIRTLSEGLMDLGLLKGSLDFILEKETFKKYYMHRTSHYLGMDVHDVGTYYQNGISKKLENGQVITIEPGLYFDPTDPEIPEKYRGIGIRIEDDVLVQGQTPVNLTRMIPKEIDEIESRKN, encoded by the coding sequence ATGAGCCATAGTCTCTACCAAAATCGAATCTCCGAAGTTCAGAAAAAGTTAAAAGAAGGCGAAGTTTTATTTGTATTCGCCGCGTCTTATCAGATCCGAAATCGGGATGTTGTATATAAGTTTCGTCAGGATTCTGACTATTATTATCTTACAGGTCTTGACGAGGCTGACGGAATTCTTGTATTAAAAAATTCTTATAAATCCATTTTTGTTCTGCCAAAGGACAAGGAAAAAGAGATCTGGACCGGGATCCGGATCGGTAAGAACAAGGCGAAAGAACTCCTCGGCTTGGACGAATCCTTTGATACAACGGAATGGGAATCTCAATTGGATCCGATCCTTTTGAATCAACACACCTTGTTTCATTTTTTCGGAAGAAATCTGACTCGAGATTCCAAACTGATCGAGTGGATTCATTCTCTCAATCAGAGATCCAGAGAAGGAAAATTCGGTCCTAAAAGGATCGAGACTCCGGATTTTTTGCATCGAATGAGAATGTTCAAATCTCCCGATGAAATTTCCGCGCTTCAGGAGTCTGCGAGAATTACCTCTATCGGACACGAACGATTGATGAGGGAATCCAAACCAGGAATGTATGAATACGAACTCGAAGCCATCTTGGAATCCGAATATCTAAAACACGGGGCTTGGGGCGGTGGTTATGGACATATCGTAGCCACCGGTAAAAATGCGACGATTCTTCATTATACGTCTAACGATTGTCAGTTAAAAGAAGGTGAGATCGTGCTTGTGGATAGTGGCGCTGAAAAAGGATATTATACGGCGGACGTTACTCGCAATTTTCCGGTAGGAAAAAAATTCTCACCGGAACAACGGGCGATTTATGAAATCGTATTAAAGGCTCAAAAAGAGGCGGTTTTTAATACGAAAGAAGGTGTTGAATTTGTCGCGATTCACAATCGGGCGATAAGAACTCTTTCGGAAGGTTTGATGGATCTTGGTCTTTTGAAAGGTTCTCTTGATTTCATTTTAGAAAAAGAAACATTCAAAAAATATTATATGCACAGAACCAGTCATTATCTGGGTATGGATGTGCACGATGTTGGAACGTATTATCAGAACGGGATCTCCAAAAAGTTAGAGAACGGCCAGGTGATTACCATCGAACCTGGACTTTATTTCGATCCTACGGACCCTGAAATTCCGGAGAAATATAGAGGAATCGGAATTCGGATTGAAGACGACGTTCTTGTTCAGGGGCAAACTCCGGTCAATTTGACTCGAATGATCCCAAAAGAGATCGATGAGATCGAATCGAGAAAAAATTAA
- a CDS encoding glycosyltransferase family 9 protein, which translates to MNEKILLIQTAFLGDLILTTSFFREVKRKYPDSHLTVVVNKGTEAVLEANPYINRLIPLDKKEFKKSFWKFFSFLWSLRKERYTLCLLPHFSFRSTLMGFASGAKVKIGYETAGFSFLLTRKIPRPIRGKHEVEKLFSLIYTEEEYSDLSKRPELFWKEESVFRVRVLMKEHGLESGNYILMAPSSVWETKRMPASKFRVLGERLSKESGKKIVLIGSKADVNLCEEVGSGYAINLAGKTSLQELSFLVSKSALMISNDSSPIHFASAFNIPTLAVFGATVPDFGYTPLADSSIIAEIHGLSCRPCGIHGGRVCPEGHFRCMRDQDPDQLFEYAVQLKKESFHEP; encoded by the coding sequence GTGAATGAAAAGATACTTCTAATCCAGACCGCGTTTTTAGGCGATCTGATTCTAACGACCTCCTTCTTCCGGGAAGTAAAGCGAAAATATCCGGATTCTCACCTAACCGTTGTGGTCAACAAAGGAACCGAAGCGGTTCTCGAAGCCAATCCGTATATAAATCGACTGATCCCGCTCGATAAGAAAGAATTCAAAAAGTCATTCTGGAAGTTTTTCTCTTTTTTATGGAGTTTGAGAAAAGAACGTTATACGCTTTGTCTGCTTCCTCATTTTTCCTTTCGTTCCACTCTCATGGGGTTTGCGAGCGGCGCCAAGGTGAAAATCGGATACGAGACCGCGGGTTTTTCCTTTTTGCTCACGCGAAAAATTCCGAGACCGATACGCGGCAAACACGAAGTAGAAAAATTATTCTCGCTGATTTATACAGAAGAAGAATATTCCGATCTTTCCAAACGTCCGGAACTGTTTTGGAAGGAGGAGTCCGTATTTAGAGTCCGGGTTCTCATGAAAGAACACGGTTTGGAGTCCGGGAATTACATTCTCATGGCGCCGAGTTCGGTCTGGGAAACAAAAAGAATGCCCGCATCCAAGTTCAGGGTCTTGGGCGAACGTCTCTCAAAGGAATCGGGTAAAAAAATCGTACTCATCGGTTCCAAGGCGGACGTGAATTTATGCGAGGAAGTCGGCTCGGGTTACGCAATCAATCTCGCCGGAAAAACAAGTCTTCAGGAACTTTCCTTTCTTGTATCCAAATCGGCGTTGATGATCAGCAACGATTCCTCTCCGATTCATTTCGCGTCTGCGTTTAACATTCCCACGTTAGCCGTCTTTGGTGCTACCGTTCCCGATTTCGGATATACTCCGTTGGCGGACTCCTCGATCATTGCGGAAATTCATGGATTATCTTGTAGACCTTGCGGGATTCACGGTGGAAGGGTTTGTCCGGAAGGACATTTTCGTTGTATGAGGGATCAAGATCCTGATCAATTGTTTGAATACGCAGTCCAATTAAAAAAGGAAAGTTTTCATGAGCCATAG